A genomic window from Silene latifolia isolate original U9 population chromosome Y, ASM4854445v1, whole genome shotgun sequence includes:
- the LOC141630484 gene encoding uncharacterized protein LOC141630484, giving the protein MRKPPKSDSGSSSGKPALHPVYSVTNILNKVRMLDGTKITYSSWVKLFTLHAKGYKVSHHIDGTHPPANTDPNYAEWCEIDVHVLQWIYGSISEDLLLRVLESESTAYEAWTRLKNHFLNNKGARAAALEHEFTNLSLSKCASLDEYCQKLKDIGSQLTDVGSKVDDQRLVLQLVRGLPKEYDTVGDYVNQTLPNFETARSMLQLEEHRQSARTETSPAAALAAPAVTSSAAQGWGDNNNSHSGAPSNHNNGGNQNWNRNKSNYKGKGKGSGGNQYQRGGGNSGGSRPTTQAWVPTGPPQFWPMPWAVPPCPYPAQQGWVNPWQAQMRGPSPAQPRFSSAPPASGPTYAGQAYLAGDQLEPSQIGQAFQAMTLYQPEDNNFYMDTGASSHLTSESGMLSPTFNKSTIRSTYVGNGKTIRVHG; this is encoded by the coding sequence ATGAGAAAGCCTCCAAAATCCGACTCCGGCAGCAGCAGTGGTAAGCCCGCGTTGCATCCTGTTTATTCCGTCACGAACATCCTTAATAAAGTTCGTATGCTTGACGGTACCAAAATCACATACTCGTCATGGGTAAAACTCTTCACCCTTCATGCCAAAGGGTACAAGGTGTCTCATCATATTGATGGCACCCATCCTCCCGCCAACACTGACCCCAATTATGCCGAATGGTGCGAAATTGATGTGCACGTTCTTCAATGGATTTACGGATCCATCTCTGAAGACCTATTGCTTCGCGTCCTCGAATCGGAGTCTACTGCCTACGAGGCTTGGACCCGGCTCAAGAATCATTTTTTAAATAATAAAGGGGCTCGTGCGGCGGCGTTGGAACACGAATTCACAAATCTGTCATTGTCCAAATGTGCCTCGCTTGATGAATATTGCCAGAAACTCAAGGATATCGGTTCTCAACTTACTGATGTTGGGAGCAAAGTTGATGATCAGCGGTTGGTATTGCAATTGGTTCGCGGTCTTCCCAAAGAATATGACACGGTTGGTGATTATGTCAATCAAACTCTCCCGAATTTCGAGACTGCTCGGAGTATGTTGCAGCTTGAGGAGCATCGTCAGTCCGCACGCACCGAGACTTCTCCGGCGGCTGCTTTGGCTGCTCCTGCTGTTACATCCTCTGCTGCTCAAGGATGGGGTGATAATAACAATTCGCACTCCGGAGCTCCGTCAAATCACAACAATGGTGGGAATCAGAATTGGAATAGGAATAAATCCAActacaaaggcaaagggaaaggCAGCGGTGGAAATCAGTACCAGCGCGGAGGTGGTAATTCCGGTGGCAGTCGACCCACTACACAGGCCTGGGTTCCGACGGGTCCCCCACAATTCTGGCCAATGCCATGGGCCGTACCGCCTTGCCCATACCCCGCACAACAGGGATGGGTCAACCCGTGGCAAGCCCAGATGCGTGGGCCGTCTCCTGCTCAGCCTCGGTTCTCGTCTGCGCCACCTGCTAGCGGGCCCACATATGCAGGACAAGCTTATCTTGCTGGTGACCAACTCGAACCATCACAGATAGGCCAAGCATTCCAGGCAATGACATTATATCAGCCAGAGGACAATAATTTCTATATGGACACAGGCGCCTCTTCACATTTGACGTCCGAGTCAGGTATGCTCTCTCCCACGTTCAATAAGAGTACTATTCGGTCAACTTATGTCGGAAATGGCAAAACTATTCGAGTTCATGGCTAG
- the LOC141630486 gene encoding uncharacterized protein LOC141630486, with amino-acid sequence MACKQGEKETITEYYGRLKKLWDDLDKYDRNPTCICGGCKYGLNKQLDKRRDESKVYDFLLGIDDSYSTVASNLLLQEPLPSLNRAYATLIQEEGVKGKGKRIVGARTGENRANLVGFAARFSPAMADGRSRENNDKDGDSRPYCDNCDKYGHVRASCFDIIGYPKGWRDRGRGNGAGAPRGGRGGCGGRGGYNPGQGRGNSAVNNAGTSRVSEEVNESKEQFVSVPKEQWDAYVNHAKASSSKVRMNGKTDNNILWLFDSGATHHRTGCFALLHDVKDIDSCMLALPNGKFSKATKEGTVLLGGNLQLKHVLFVPDFNCNLVSIYQLSKDLDCEIKFTNNICVIQDRISKKTIGTGEQKGRLYLLEGESRREVHAANKDSDNVEVLHRRLGHPSRRVVNYLPFINNNKCDKRDSELCDICLRAKQTREKLFVSENKAKSIFELIHCDL; translated from the coding sequence ATGGCTTGCAAGCAAGGCGAAAAGGAGACGATCACAGAGTATTATGGTCGTCTGAAGAAGCTTTGGGATGACCTTGACAAGTATGACCGGAATCCGACTTGCATCTGTGGTGGTTGTAAGTATGGTTTGAATAAACAACTCGATAAAAGGCGAGACGAAAGCAAGGTATACGATTTCCTTCTGGGAATCGATGATTCTTATTCCACTGTTGCTTCAAATTTGTTATTGCAGGAGCCTTTGCCATCTCTAAATCGGGCTTATGCTACCTTGATTCAAGAAGAAGGGGTTAAGGGCAAAGGCAAGCGCATTGTAGGAGCAAGAACAGGGGAGAACAGAGCAAACCTTGTTGGCTTTGCTGCTCGGTTTTCACCTGCAATGGCAGATGGACGTTCACGGGAAAATAATGACAAAGACGGAGATTCGCGACCATACTGCGATAACTGTGACAAGTATGGACATGTGCGAGCTTCTTGCTTCGATATAATCGGTTACCCGAAAGGCTGGCGAGACAGAGGCCGAGGCAACGGAGCTGGTGCTCCTCGTGGAGGCCGTGGAGGCTGCGGTGGTCGTGGAGGTTACAACCCTGGTCAAGGTAGAGGAAATTCTGCCGTTAATAATGCAGGGACATCCCGTGTTAGTGAAGAAGTGAACGAAAGCAAAGAACAATTTGTCAGTGTACCAAAGGAACAGTGGGACGCATACGTTAACCATGCCAAAGCGTCTTCTTCAAAAGTGCGGATGAATGGTAAGACGGATAATAATATTTTATGGTTGTTTGACTCAGGTGCAACGCATCATAGGACTGGCTGTTTTGCGTTGCTACATGACGTGAAAGATATTGATTCATGTATGCTGGCACTTCCTAATGGGAAATTTTCTAAAGCAACCAAAGAAGGAACCGTTTTACTCGGTGGAAATTTACAATTGAAACATGTTTTATTTGTCCCAGATTTCAATTGTAATCTTGTGTCGATTTATCAGCTGTCAAAAGACCTTGATTGCGAAATTAAATTCACTAACAACATTTGTGTTATACAGGACCGCATATCGAAGAAGACGATTGGCACGGGTGAGCAGAAGGGAAGGCTATATCTTCTGGAAGGGGAGTCAAGGCGTGAAGTTCATGCTGCAAATAAGGACTCAGATAACGTGGAGGTTTTGCATCGTAGACTAGGACACCCTTCGAGAAGAGTAGTAAATTATTTGccgtttattaataataataagtgtgaTAAGCGAGACAGTGAACTTTGTGATATTTGTTTACGTGCTAAACAGACAAGAGAAAAACTTTTTGTTAGCGAGAATAAAGCTAAGTCTATTTTTGAGCTTATTCATTGTGATTTATAG